One window of the Candidatus Hydrogenedentota bacterium genome contains the following:
- a CDS encoding LptE family protein: MGPAGSGRGGGGAVLALCACAALLAGCGYSTGSSLDPKYRTIHVSPFYDQTREYDLQAPLTNAVTRKFTHDARLQVVSADDADLLLEGMIVNFTRRGLIYDKNDETTQALLVITAGARLTDRQTGQVLWEDPLITGETSFYTQAAGQSSDRLRGNAEVFLPTVRSFPSEEENRAASEALEQLATAVFLRVVEPW, encoded by the coding sequence ATGGGGCCCGCGGGGTCCGGAAGGGGCGGCGGCGGCGCGGTTCTGGCGCTCTGCGCGTGCGCGGCCCTGCTGGCCGGGTGCGGCTATTCCACCGGCAGCAGCCTCGACCCCAAGTACCGGACCATTCACGTCTCCCCCTTCTACGACCAGACCCGGGAGTACGACCTCCAGGCGCCGCTCACCAACGCCGTGACCCGCAAGTTCACCCATGACGCCCGCCTCCAGGTGGTGTCGGCCGACGACGCCGACCTCCTGCTGGAGGGAATGATCGTCAACTTCACGCGGCGCGGGCTCATTTACGACAAGAACGACGAGACCACGCAGGCCCTGCTGGTCATCACCGCCGGGGCGCGCCTCACGGACCGCCAGACCGGCCAGGTGCTCTGGGAGGACCCCCTGATCACCGGCGAGACCAGTTTCTACACCCAGGCCGCGGGGCAGTCCTCCGACCGGCTGCGCGGCAACGCGGAGGTCTTCCTGCCCACCGTGCGCTCCTTCCCCTCGGAGGAGGAGAACCGGGCCGCCTCGGAGGCCCTGGAGCAGCTTGCGACCGCCGTTTTCCTGCGCGTTGTCGAGCCCTGGTGA
- the holA gene encoding DNA polymerase III subunit delta has product MHVSEFLQQTRAGALWPVVLLCPAEKPPFNRDPFEPYLADEAVRALVEASVPPGMEDITCQTFHADETHLGQVLEEASTYPFLAERRVVIVRAAEAYRDLPASKTSPLNLLTAYLDRPCETTLLVMVAAAADRRKRFWKMCVEKGVCLVECPQLADAELRRWIADRAAARGRRLSGDAVAEVIERAGNRLNDVDNALNILFAHAGAEKTTLTDGDVRAACADVAEETVWTLTDAIAESDADKALHALHQLLAMNKAPEEILGTVNWLLESAYRALPETAAPAPKPFVKKKVDPLAAALGLEKLKAAMALCTRTNFMMRDSGISRDLAMEILVIKLVQGAAVRRNAARRSR; this is encoded by the coding sequence ATGCACGTCTCCGAGTTCCTCCAGCAGACCCGCGCGGGCGCCCTCTGGCCCGTCGTGCTGCTGTGCCCCGCCGAGAAGCCCCCCTTCAACCGCGACCCCTTCGAGCCCTACCTCGCCGACGAGGCCGTCCGCGCCCTTGTGGAGGCCTCCGTGCCCCCGGGCATGGAGGACATCACCTGCCAGACCTTCCACGCCGACGAGACCCATCTCGGCCAGGTGCTGGAGGAGGCGTCCACCTACCCCTTCCTCGCCGAACGCCGGGTGGTCATTGTCCGCGCCGCCGAGGCCTACCGGGACCTGCCCGCCTCGAAGACCTCCCCGCTGAACCTGCTCACGGCCTACCTCGACCGGCCCTGCGAGACGACCCTGCTCGTGATGGTCGCCGCCGCCGCGGACCGCCGCAAGCGCTTCTGGAAAATGTGCGTTGAAAAGGGCGTCTGCCTCGTGGAGTGCCCCCAGCTCGCCGACGCCGAACTGCGCCGCTGGATCGCCGACCGCGCCGCGGCGCGCGGGCGCAGGCTCTCCGGCGACGCCGTGGCCGAGGTCATCGAGCGCGCGGGCAACCGCCTGAACGACGTGGACAACGCCCTGAACATCCTTTTCGCCCACGCGGGCGCGGAGAAGACCACGCTCACCGACGGGGATGTGCGCGCCGCCTGCGCCGACGTCGCCGAGGAGACCGTCTGGACCCTCACCGACGCCATCGCCGAGTCGGACGCCGACAAGGCCCTCCACGCCCTCCACCAGCTGCTGGCCATGAACAAGGCCCCCGAGGAGATTCTTGGCACCGTCAACTGGCTCCTCGAAAGCGCCTACCGCGCCCTGCCCGAAACCGCCGCGCCCGCGCCCAAGCCCTTCGTCAAGAAGAAGGTGGACCCCCTCGCCGCCGCCCTCGGCCTCGAAAAGCTCAAGGCGGCCATGGCCCTCTGCACCCGGACCAATTTCATGATGCGCGACTCCGGCATCAGCCGCGACCTCGCCATGGAAATACTCGTCATCAAGCTCGTCCAGGGCGCCGCCGTCCGCCGCAACGCCGCCCGCCGTTCCCGATAA
- the bamD gene encoding outer membrane protein assembly factor BamD, with protein MRNGLRVLVVALVAVWALPVHAQWTWTPQTGRWVNLKRLPKETAELQIEHARALMLAGDHRKAMKETEKFTQFYANDPLADENQYLRGEILMARGRWMDAAKEFQKLLASHPETKRYGDAMAKQYEIGDKYYEKGLERMQKRFVLLNRKRPLKHAAEVYGMVVENQPFTAEAAQAQYKIGLCHFTRGEYTEAAYEYRRVVEDYASSDYVDEASYGLAECYYKASLSPAYDQAPSQLAIEAMDEFKARYPEDGRNSDLAEWRGEMREAIARQRLQTAQFYEKRREFASARLYYEQVVGEFGETGSAETAKSWLAENSGVTHVGLKYGARQAQ; from the coding sequence ATGCGAAACGGATTGCGCGTTCTAGTTGTGGCGCTGGTGGCCGTGTGGGCGCTTCCCGTCCACGCGCAGTGGACGTGGACCCCCCAGACCGGCCGGTGGGTCAACCTCAAACGCCTGCCCAAGGAGACGGCGGAGCTGCAGATCGAGCACGCCCGTGCGCTCATGCTGGCGGGCGACCACCGCAAGGCCATGAAGGAGACGGAGAAGTTCACCCAGTTCTACGCGAACGATCCGCTGGCCGACGAGAACCAGTACCTGCGCGGCGAGATTCTGATGGCCCGGGGCCGGTGGATGGACGCGGCGAAGGAGTTTCAGAAGCTGCTGGCCAGCCACCCCGAAACGAAACGCTACGGCGACGCCATGGCAAAGCAGTACGAGATCGGCGACAAGTACTACGAGAAGGGCCTGGAGCGGATGCAGAAGCGCTTTGTCCTGCTCAACAGGAAGCGCCCCCTCAAGCACGCCGCCGAGGTCTACGGCATGGTCGTCGAGAACCAGCCCTTCACCGCCGAGGCCGCGCAGGCGCAGTACAAGATCGGCCTGTGCCACTTCACCCGCGGGGAGTACACCGAGGCCGCCTACGAATACCGCCGCGTGGTCGAGGACTACGCGTCGTCGGACTATGTGGACGAGGCGTCCTACGGCCTGGCTGAGTGCTACTACAAGGCGTCGCTCTCCCCGGCCTACGACCAGGCGCCCAGCCAGCTCGCCATCGAGGCCATGGACGAGTTCAAGGCGCGGTACCCGGAGGACGGGCGCAACTCGGACCTCGCGGAGTGGCGCGGGGAAATGCGCGAGGCCATCGCCCGCCAGCGCCTCCAGACCGCCCAGTTCTACGAGAAGCGCCGCGAGTTCGCCTCAGCCCGCCTGTACTACGAGCAGGTGGTCGGCGAATTTGGCGAGACCGGTTCCGCCGAGACGGCGAAGTCCTGGCTGGCGGAGAACAGCGGCGTGACCCATGTCGGCCTGAAATACGGCGCGCGGCAGGCCCAGTAA